A single genomic interval of Arthrobacter methylotrophus harbors:
- a CDS encoding aspartate kinase produces the protein MSLPTTDVKTEDLTAQTAKTKQLIVQKFGGSSVSDAEGVKRVARRVVDAQKAGNEIVVVVSAMGDTTDELLDLAAQVTDSAPAREMDMLLSAGERISMALLAMAINKFGASAQSFTGSQAGMITDGIHGKARIIDVDPHRIRTALDKGHIAIVAGFQGMSHNTKEITTLGRGGSDTTAVALAAALEADVCEIYTDVDGIYTADPRVVSTAQKIDRISSEEMLELAASGAKILHLRCVEYARRFGVPLHVRSSFSQNEGTWVLPSADDKITIQEGVALEQPIISGVAHDRSEAKVTVVGVPDIPGKAAAIFQVIAKAHSNIDMIVQNVSTHGTGRTDISFTLPIVEGADALVALRAAQPEIGFEAIEYNENVGKLSLIGAGMRSHPGVSATFFKALSDAGININMISTSEIRISVVTHADLLDDAVRAIHKAFELDGDAEATVYGGTGR, from the coding sequence ATGAGTTTGCCCACTACCGATGTGAAGACCGAAGACTTGACCGCGCAGACTGCCAAGACCAAGCAGCTGATCGTTCAGAAGTTCGGTGGCTCCTCGGTGTCCGACGCCGAGGGCGTCAAGCGTGTCGCCCGCCGCGTGGTTGACGCACAAAAGGCCGGCAACGAGATTGTCGTGGTGGTCTCGGCCATGGGAGACACCACGGACGAACTCCTTGATCTCGCCGCCCAGGTCACCGATTCCGCTCCCGCTCGTGAGATGGACATGCTCCTCTCCGCAGGCGAGCGCATTTCCATGGCTCTGCTCGCCATGGCCATTAACAAGTTCGGTGCCTCGGCCCAGTCGTTCACCGGCTCGCAGGCCGGCATGATCACGGACGGCATCCACGGCAAGGCGCGCATTATCGACGTCGACCCGCACCGCATCCGCACCGCGTTGGACAAGGGCCACATCGCCATCGTGGCCGGGTTCCAAGGCATGAGCCACAACACCAAAGAGATCACCACCCTTGGCCGCGGCGGGTCGGACACTACTGCGGTGGCTCTGGCCGCTGCGCTTGAAGCGGATGTCTGCGAGATCTACACGGATGTGGACGGCATCTACACTGCGGACCCGCGCGTGGTTTCGACAGCCCAGAAGATCGACCGTATCTCCAGCGAGGAAATGCTCGAGTTGGCGGCTTCGGGTGCCAAGATCCTGCACTTGCGTTGCGTGGAGTACGCCCGCCGCTTCGGGGTGCCCCTGCACGTCCGTTCCTCATTCAGCCAGAACGAAGGCACCTGGGTCCTACCCAGCGCCGATGACAAGATCACGATTCAAGAGGGAGTTGCCTTGGAGCAGCCAATCATCTCCGGCGTTGCACACGACCGTTCAGAAGCCAAGGTCACAGTGGTGGGCGTCCCGGATATCCCCGGCAAGGCCGCCGCGATTTTCCAGGTCATCGCCAAGGCACATTCGAACATCGACATGATCGTTCAGAACGTGTCCACCCACGGCACTGGGCGTACCGACATTTCCTTCACCCTGCCCATTGTGGAAGGCGCCGACGCCCTCGTCGCGCTCCGTGCGGCACAGCCTGAAATCGGCTTCGAAGCCATCGAATACAACGAAAACGTCGGCAAGCTTTCCCTGATCGGCGCCGGCATGCGTTCGCACCCGGGAGTTTCGGCGACGTTCTTCAAAGCACTCTCCGACGCCGGCATCAACATCAACATGATTTCCACCTCGGAGATCCGCATCTCCGTGGTCACCCACGCCGACCTGCTCGATGACGCCGTTCGCGCCATCCACAAGGCATTCGAGCTCGACGGCGACGCCGAGGCAACCGTCTACGGTGGCACCGGCCGCTAG
- a CDS encoding aldehyde dehydrogenase family protein: MTSATHPSPALLARTELNLPHTHVDTIFVDGAWQPSRGIGRNPVTDPATGEVWGSVPDGTPEDVDAAVGSAQRAFQGDWPRLAASERAAYLLRIAEEVEKRAEELSLTNSRENGSPVAESAGAAANAAGIFRYFATLADYLEREDVRPFPRGGGESVVRRDPLGVCALIAPWNFPINLVIIKLAPALLAGCTVVIKPASPTPLSIRVIIDAVAAAGVPAGVVNLVTGSGRLGDVLVKHPGVDKVAFTGSTPVGRKIAAACGELLRPVTLELGGKSSAIVLPDADLDAMSKVLIRSSMRNTGQTCYIATRILAPASRYEEVVDMVTATIAAGKQGDPLDPETVFGPCATESQYRTVLEYVESGLAEGARATTGGRAARLGGGLEDGYFVEPTVFADVVPDMRISREEIFGPVICVLKYDDTGGSVDEAVALANNTEFGLGGLVFGHDPEAALAVADRMDTGSVGINFFASNHAAPFGGRHDSGLGTEYGIEGLNAYLSYKSIHRRP, from the coding sequence CACCTGCCTTGCTTGCGCGCACGGAGCTGAACCTGCCGCACACGCATGTGGACACTATCTTCGTCGACGGCGCCTGGCAGCCTTCGCGCGGTATCGGCCGGAACCCGGTCACCGACCCGGCCACGGGCGAAGTCTGGGGCTCGGTACCGGACGGCACGCCGGAAGACGTGGACGCCGCCGTCGGCTCCGCCCAGCGCGCCTTTCAAGGCGATTGGCCCAGGCTGGCCGCGTCCGAGCGGGCTGCGTACCTGCTCCGGATTGCAGAGGAAGTGGAGAAACGGGCCGAGGAGCTGTCCCTGACCAACTCCCGCGAAAACGGCTCGCCGGTGGCCGAATCCGCCGGCGCTGCGGCCAACGCGGCCGGCATCTTCCGCTACTTCGCAACCCTCGCCGACTACCTCGAGCGGGAGGACGTGCGCCCCTTCCCGCGAGGCGGCGGCGAATCCGTGGTCCGGCGCGACCCGCTGGGAGTGTGCGCGCTGATCGCGCCCTGGAACTTCCCCATCAACCTGGTGATCATCAAGTTGGCCCCGGCACTGCTCGCCGGTTGCACAGTGGTGATCAAACCCGCGTCGCCCACCCCGCTGTCCATCCGCGTCATCATTGACGCCGTAGCCGCCGCCGGCGTCCCTGCCGGCGTGGTCAACCTCGTCACTGGCTCCGGCAGGCTCGGCGACGTGTTGGTGAAGCACCCCGGCGTGGACAAGGTGGCCTTCACAGGCTCAACTCCGGTGGGCCGGAAGATCGCCGCCGCCTGCGGGGAGCTGCTGCGTCCCGTCACTCTGGAACTCGGTGGAAAGTCGAGCGCGATTGTGCTGCCGGACGCGGATCTGGATGCCATGTCCAAGGTCCTGATCCGCTCCTCCATGCGCAACACCGGACAGACTTGCTACATCGCCACCCGCATCCTTGCCCCGGCGAGCCGCTACGAGGAAGTGGTGGACATGGTCACTGCCACGATCGCTGCTGGCAAGCAGGGGGACCCGCTGGATCCCGAGACGGTATTCGGCCCGTGCGCCACGGAATCGCAGTACCGGACCGTTCTGGAATACGTCGAATCGGGGCTAGCCGAAGGCGCCCGGGCCACCACCGGCGGGCGGGCGGCGCGCCTGGGCGGCGGCCTCGAAGACGGGTATTTCGTGGAACCCACCGTATTCGCCGACGTCGTCCCAGACATGCGGATCTCCCGCGAGGAGATCTTCGGTCCGGTCATCTGCGTCCTGAAATACGACGACACCGGTGGCAGTGTTGATGAGGCGGTTGCGCTCGCGAACAACACCGAGTTCGGCCTGGGCGGGCTCGTGTTCGGGCATGACCCGGAGGCTGCGCTGGCCGTCGCGGACCGGATGGACACCGGATCAGTGGGCATCAACTTCTTCGCCTCCAACCATGCCGCGCCCTTCGGCGGCCGCCACGACTCGGGACTTGGCACCGAATACGGCATCGAGGGCTTGAACGCCTACCTCAGCTACAAGTCGATCCACCGACGTCCGTAG
- the recR gene encoding recombination mediator RecR: MYEGAVQELIDELGRLPGVGPKSAQRLAFHILEADPEDMKRLVAAITTVKERVKFCTVCGNVTEQELCNICRDPRRDPSVICVVEESKDVLAVERTRSFRGRYHVLGGAINPIAGIGPEQLRIRELLTRLNDGAIQEIIIATDPNLEGEATATYLARMLKSIGITVTRLASGLPVGGDLEYADEVTLGRAFEGRRNALM, encoded by the coding sequence GTGTACGAAGGCGCAGTACAAGAGCTGATTGACGAGCTCGGCCGGCTCCCCGGCGTCGGGCCGAAGTCGGCTCAGCGCCTGGCCTTCCATATCCTCGAGGCTGATCCCGAGGACATGAAGCGACTGGTCGCGGCCATCACCACTGTCAAGGAACGGGTGAAGTTCTGCACTGTGTGTGGCAACGTCACCGAACAGGAGCTGTGCAACATCTGCCGCGATCCACGACGCGACCCCTCCGTGATCTGCGTGGTCGAAGAGTCCAAGGATGTCTTGGCGGTAGAACGCACGCGGTCCTTCCGTGGCCGTTACCATGTGCTGGGCGGCGCCATCAATCCGATCGCCGGCATCGGGCCGGAACAACTCCGCATCCGCGAACTCCTCACGCGGCTCAACGACGGCGCCATCCAGGAGATCATCATCGCGACCGATCCCAACCTTGAAGGCGAAGCGACGGCAACCTACCTTGCCCGCATGCTGAAGTCGATCGGCATCACGGTTACCAGGCTTGCTTCCGGGCTCCCGGTCGGCGGCGATCTGGAGTATGCGGACGAAGTCACCCTCGGAAGGGCCTTCGAGGGGCGCCGCAACGCCTTGATGTAA